The following coding sequences are from one Thermoplasmata archaeon window:
- the mfnA gene encoding tyrosine decarboxylase MfnA → MRFPDKGLEKEKILEELEKLQKKNWSFSSGRIFGSMCAMPLDVSTIAYNLFIESNLGNPGLYPATAAMERKVIEMVGDLLHGKKIHGRVLSGGTEANITALWMYRNMLGKKEVLLPLHAHFSFKKACNLLGLKPVFVKLCADYTLDVADLKKKISEKSLCAVAVAGSTELGVVDKIQEIGEICATRNLPLHVDAAFGGFVIPFLKAMGHELPDFDFSVEGVTSITVDPHKMGQSVMPSGILLTKENYWKHIEFSAPYLTSEVQSTLLGTRASGAVAGTYAAIRYLGFSGYLNTVKRCMELTEHACKLAKKHCIEPVIEPVMNILALKVKNARKVVKALHSKQFFVSYGELTDSLRLVLMPYIKQKDIEKLFKTGIVPIVKKN, encoded by the coding sequence ATGCGATTTCCAGATAAAGGGTTAGAGAAGGAAAAAATTCTCGAGGAATTGGAAAAACTCCAGAAGAAAAACTGGAGTTTTAGCTCCGGTAGAATCTTTGGCTCAATGTGTGCTATGCCCTTAGATGTCTCCACTATAGCTTACAACCTTTTCATCGAGTCCAACCTTGGTAATCCTGGGCTATATCCTGCAACAGCTGCGATGGAAAGAAAAGTCATAGAAATGGTTGGAGACCTATTGCATGGAAAAAAAATTCATGGGAGGGTTTTGAGTGGGGGCACGGAAGCAAACATAACTGCACTTTGGATGTACAGAAACATGCTTGGCAAAAAAGAAGTGCTCTTGCCCCTCCATGCCCACTTTTCTTTTAAGAAAGCGTGTAATCTTCTAGGACTTAAACCTGTATTTGTGAAACTCTGTGCAGATTATACTTTAGATGTAGCTGACTTGAAAAAGAAAATCTCTGAGAAATCACTCTGTGCAGTTGCAGTTGCTGGTTCCACAGAGCTAGGAGTGGTAGACAAAATACAGGAAATAGGTGAAATCTGTGCAACAAGAAATCTACCTTTGCATGTGGATGCGGCATTTGGTGGTTTTGTAATTCCGTTCTTGAAGGCAATGGGACATGAACTTCCAGATTTTGATTTCAGTGTTGAAGGCGTCACATCAATCACAGTTGACCCGCACAAAATGGGGCAGAGTGTAATGCCCAGCGGCATCTTGCTTACAAAGGAGAATTACTGGAAGCACATAGAGTTTTCAGCACCATATCTCACCTCCGAGGTTCAGAGCACATTGCTGGGCACGAGAGCAAGCGGTGCGGTCGCAGGCACATACGCAGCGATAAGGTATCTTGGTTTTTCTGGCTATTTGAATACGGTGAAGCGTTGCATGGAACTGACCGAGCATGCGTGTAAGCTCGCAAAGAAGCACTGCATTGAGCCAGTCATTGAACCAGTGATGAATATACTTGCCCTCAAGGTGAAAAACGCGAGAAAGGTTGTGAAAGCCCTTCATTCCAAGCAATTCTTTGTCTCTTATGGAGAACTCACGGATTCGCTTCGCCTTGTGCTCATGCCCTATATAAAGCAGAAAGACATAGAAAAATTGTTCAAAACGGGAATAGTTCCCATTGTCAAGAAAAATTGA
- the cysE gene encoding serine O-acetyltransferase, translating into MSLKEELKFIMEKDPSVKSELEAFLCSPGFHAILFHRIAHKLYRKRCYLGARTIASISRFLTGIDIHPGAKIGKCVFIDHGSGVVIGETAEIGNHVLIYQGVTLGGTRLVKGKRHPTVGSNVVIGANSTLLGPIKVGNNAVIGAGSVVTEDVPDGGIVVGVPGRVIKIYGKKVEQIDLTKLPDPMAQVMKCLLSRIDEIEAEVKQLREKLERR; encoded by the coding sequence ATGAGCCTGAAAGAAGAACTTAAGTTCATTATGGAGAAGGACCCTTCCGTGAAATCAGAGTTAGAGGCATTCCTTTGTTCCCCTGGATTCCACGCCATTCTCTTCCACAGAATTGCACATAAGTTGTACAGAAAAAGATGCTATCTCGGAGCAAGAACAATTGCATCAATCTCAAGATTTTTAACTGGCATAGACATCCATCCGGGTGCGAAGATAGGAAAATGCGTCTTCATTGACCATGGTTCTGGTGTAGTAATAGGTGAGACAGCGGAAATCGGGAATCATGTGCTGATTTATCAGGGTGTCACACTCGGAGGCACAAGGTTGGTGAAAGGAAAGCGACACCCGACAGTAGGAAGCAATGTGGTGATAGGTGCAAACAGCACACTTCTTGGCCCAATAAAGGTTGGCAATAATGCTGTGATTGGTGCAGGTAGCGTAGTTACTGAAGATGTACCAGATGGTGGAATTGTTGTCGGTGTGCCAGGCAGGGTGATAAAAATTTACGGAAAGAAGGTAGAACAGATTGACCTGACCAAGCTACCAGACCCAATGGCACAGGTGATGAAGTGCTTGCTCTCCAGAATTGATGAAATCGAGGCAGAAGTGAAGCAATTACGGGAGAAATTGGAAAGGAGATAA
- the cysK gene encoding cysteine synthase A has product MPLYGNILQTVGKTPLVRLNKVCENIDATILAKLESRNPMGSVKDRIAVSMIEAKESTGELKPGMTVIAATSGNTGIGLAMVCAAKGYKLVITMPETVSIERIRILRRMGAVVILTPGAELMSGAVKKAEEIHRGIVGSVLIDQFQDPANVEVHERTTAREIIEDTGGKLDIFVAGAGTGGTITGVGKALKSLKQNIRIVAVEPDESPVLSGGKPGKHLIQGIGPGFVPPILDRTVIDEVIRVKSEDAIKMALRIAREEGIFCGISSGAACVAAVEVGKRRENAGKTIVTIFPDTGERYLSMEMEK; this is encoded by the coding sequence ATGCCTCTGTATGGAAACATTCTCCAAACGGTTGGAAAAACCCCTCTTGTACGACTGAACAAAGTGTGCGAAAATATAGATGCAACCATCCTCGCAAAGCTGGAAAGTAGAAACCCGATGGGAAGCGTGAAGGATAGAATTGCAGTGAGTATGATTGAGGCAAAAGAAAGCACTGGTGAACTGAAGCCCGGTATGACTGTAATTGCCGCCACAAGCGGGAACACAGGAATTGGGCTTGCAATGGTGTGTGCTGCTAAGGGATACAAATTAGTTATTACGATGCCAGAAACAGTGAGTATTGAGAGAATAAGAATTCTCAGAAGGATGGGAGCAGTGGTTATACTCACTCCCGGGGCTGAATTAATGAGCGGAGCTGTTAAAAAGGCAGAGGAGATTCATAGAGGCATTGTGGGCTCAGTCCTAATCGACCAGTTCCAAGACCCTGCAAATGTGGAGGTGCATGAGAGAACCACCGCAAGGGAAATAATTGAGGATACTGGTGGAAAGTTGGACATATTTGTCGCAGGTGCCGGCACAGGAGGCACAATCACAGGGGTTGGCAAGGCGCTGAAAAGTTTGAAACAAAACATTCGCATTGTAGCAGTTGAGCCAGATGAATCGCCTGTGCTCTCGGGAGGAAAACCCGGCAAACATCTGATTCAAGGTATAGGCCCTGGCTTTGTACCGCCAATTCTAGATAGAACCGTGATAGACGAGGTCATCAGAGTGAAAAGTGAGGACGCAATCAAGATGGCATTGAGAATTGCAAGAGAAGAAGGAATTTTTTGCGGAATTTCATCTGGAGCTGCATGCGTAGCTGCTGTAGAAGTAGGAAAGAGAAGGGAAAATGCAGGGAAAACTATTGTCACAATTTTTCCGGACACCGGCGAACGATACCTTAGCATGGAGATGGAAAAATGA
- the pyrH gene encoding UMP kinase encodes METVVISVGGSVILKGADYIKSLAEVINEAAKNQRIAITVGGGKIAREYISLGRELGADETTLDDFGIEVTRLNARLLTLAIPNAYPVIPEKLEDAYRFYRAGWIVVMGGTTPGHTTDAVAAMLAEKLRAGKLINVTNVDGLYDKDPRKHPDAKKIEHCSHDELIKMLTEAEASAGQNHVFDLLGAKILRRARIKLIIVNGENLEHLRDAITGKAAEGRWSEIG; translated from the coding sequence ATGGAAACAGTGGTCATTTCCGTAGGCGGTTCAGTCATTTTGAAGGGTGCTGATTACATAAAATCTCTTGCTGAGGTAATCAATGAAGCAGCGAAAAATCAAAGAATTGCAATCACAGTTGGCGGGGGAAAGATTGCAAGGGAATATATCTCGCTTGGTAGGGAGCTTGGCGCTGATGAAACCACCCTCGATGATTTCGGGATTGAAGTCACGAGATTGAATGCACGTCTCCTTACTCTTGCTATCCCAAATGCCTATCCAGTAATCCCTGAAAAACTTGAAGATGCATATCGTTTCTACCGTGCTGGCTGGATCGTGGTGATGGGTGGAACGACCCCAGGACATACCACTGATGCAGTTGCTGCAATGCTTGCTGAGAAATTGAGGGCTGGAAAGCTTATAAATGTCACGAATGTAGATGGGCTTTACGATAAAGACCCTAGAAAACATCCAGATGCAAAGAAGATAGAGCATTGTAGTCATGACGAATTGATAAAGATGCTTACAGAAGCAGAGGCATCTGCTGGACAAAATCATGTATTTGACCTCCTCGGGGCTAAGATCTTGAGACGAGCAAGAATCAAACTGATAATTGTAAACGGAGAAAACCTAGAACATCTGAGAGATGCAATCACCGGAAAGGCAGCAGAGGGAAGATGGAGCGAAATTGGCTAA
- a CDS encoding ATPase domain-containing protein — protein MMNGYVHTYVKGLDERIEGGIPKGHIVLICGPAGSMKSSFTFNIMYNYVRERKGKALYLTLEQSRESLIKQMKKLNMDPDKFKEDIAILDIAWLRKELEESGEKSINWFDSVQKQLVSYREFIDYDLLGFDSLDALYTLSSIDNPRSALFFFFEKLRNMKVTALIISEMSPERLHFGKYGVEPFLADGIIHLDLERIGKTVGRFISIVKMREVKHPTDYFPLLVDSEGFKIVTR, from the coding sequence ATGATGAATGGCTATGTTCATACCTATGTCAAAGGTCTAGATGAGCGAATTGAAGGAGGGATTCCTAAAGGACACATTGTGCTCATCTGTGGACCTGCTGGAAGCATGAAATCTTCTTTTACATTCAACATAATGTACAACTATGTTAGAGAGAGAAAAGGAAAAGCCCTCTACCTCACGCTAGAACAGAGCAGGGAGAGTTTGATAAAGCAGATGAAAAAACTCAACATGGACCCTGACAAATTCAAGGAGGATATTGCAATTCTAGACATTGCATGGCTTAGAAAGGAACTTGAGGAATCAGGTGAGAAATCAATTAATTGGTTTGATTCTGTCCAGAAACAACTTGTGAGTTATAGAGAGTTTATTGACTATGACCTGCTTGGTTTTGACTCATTGGATGCACTCTACACACTTTCATCAATAGACAATCCCAGAAGTGCACTTTTCTTCTTCTTTGAAAAACTTCGCAACATGAAGGTTACAGCGTTGATAATCTCAGAGATGAGCCCAGAGCGGTTGCACTTTGGAAAGTATGGTGTGGAACCCTTCCTTGCAGACGGAATAATTCATCTGGACCTTGAAAGAATTGGAAAAACTGTGGGAAGGTTCATAAGCATCGTAAAGATGCGAGAGGTCAAGCATCCTACTGACTACTTCCCTCTCCTCGTAGACAGCGAGGGCTTCAAGATTGTGACAAGGTAA
- a CDS encoding 6-hydroxymethylpterin diphosphokinase MptE-like protein: MNFEEWEPIYLKILKDFGFSRVDDEIAGATLFNLLAGKNLVKLSELEKLLHNRTVCVVGNAPGQIEPLPDADAYITADGATKKVLDSKKVPAIITTDLDGDVNAQIKANSRGSIVIIHAHGDNLPALKRYVPKFRGKVIGSTQSTPYTRLINFGGFTDGDRAVCLASHFQAKEILLKNFDFEDVSAEKPEIKELKLKKLKWAKKIIEECGRKSVIKFV; the protein is encoded by the coding sequence ATGAACTTTGAAGAATGGGAGCCGATATATCTCAAAATCCTGAAAGATTTTGGTTTTTCAAGAGTAGATGATGAAATTGCAGGTGCAACTCTTTTCAATTTGTTGGCTGGAAAAAACCTTGTGAAACTTTCAGAACTGGAAAAGCTTCTTCATAATAGAACTGTCTGTGTGGTTGGGAACGCACCTGGGCAGATAGAACCGTTGCCTGATGCCGATGCCTACATCACTGCAGATGGTGCAACTAAAAAAGTGCTGGATAGCAAAAAGGTACCCGCAATAATCACCACAGACCTCGATGGTGATGTAAATGCCCAGATAAAGGCAAATTCAAGAGGGAGCATCGTCATAATTCATGCTCATGGAGATAATCTACCTGCACTCAAAAGATATGTACCAAAGTTTAGGGGGAAGGTAATCGGTTCTACTCAATCAACGCCGTACACGCGGCTGATTAATTTTGGAGGATTTACAGATGGAGATAGAGCAGTTTGTCTCGCATCGCACTTCCAGGCAAAAGAAATTCTGCTCAAAAATTTTGATTTTGAGGATGTGTCTGCTGAAAAACCAGAGATAAAGGAATTAAAGCTGAAGAAACTAAAATGGGCAAAGAAAATAATTGAGGAATGTGGGAGAAAATCTGTGATTAAGTTTGTTTGA
- a CDS encoding ARMT1-like domain-containing protein, which yields MKTYPDCIVCYLRQVLEALDLNRVDEAKKREVIFRAASKMKRMDFSKSPFENTGVPHGVVAKMLGVDDPYAVAKEEMNRKARNIVDKLHLPETGQSSKHFEFLLRASAIGNWLDYGPPVEKNLERVNELIKNNNVIASGYMDNFWKLEKILLGKKLRIGFLGDNAGEIFFDKALIAHLSRKHEVTYFVKEKPWINDAMLKDAEIAGIKDYAILDTVPISNWKLGLRSQKFLAKLRNFDVVIAKGQGNYETLAQEKLRCFYLLITKCKLVAAELGVEQGKIVLEATEV from the coding sequence GTGAAGACATATCCTGATTGTATCGTGTGTTATCTTCGCCAGGTCTTAGAGGCACTTGATTTGAACAGGGTAGATGAGGCAAAAAAGCGAGAGGTTATTTTTAGGGCTGCAAGTAAGATGAAAAGGATGGACTTCAGCAAGTCCCCATTTGAAAACACTGGAGTTCCCCATGGTGTGGTTGCAAAAATGCTTGGTGTGGATGACCCTTATGCGGTGGCTAAGGAAGAGATGAACAGAAAGGCACGAAATATTGTGGATAAACTCCATCTGCCTGAAACTGGCCAGTCATCAAAACATTTTGAGTTTTTGCTCCGTGCGAGTGCAATCGGAAACTGGCTCGATTATGGGCCCCCTGTAGAAAAGAATCTGGAGAGAGTGAACGAACTTATCAAAAATAACAATGTTATTGCATCTGGTTACATGGACAACTTCTGGAAACTGGAAAAAATCCTTTTGGGGAAAAAGCTGAGAATTGGTTTTCTTGGAGACAACGCTGGCGAAATTTTTTTCGACAAAGCACTAATAGCCCATCTTTCCAGAAAACACGAAGTAACCTACTTTGTTAAAGAAAAGCCCTGGATTAATGATGCGATGCTAAAAGATGCTGAGATTGCAGGGATTAAAGATTATGCAATTCTGGATACTGTGCCAATATCAAATTGGAAACTGGGTCTTCGCTCACAAAAATTCCTTGCGAAACTAAGAAACTTTGATGTTGTGATTGCAAAGGGGCAGGGCAACTATGAAACGCTTGCTCAGGAAAAGCTCAGATGCTTTTACCTCCTCATCACCAAGTGCAAACTTGTGGCTGCGGAATTAGGTGTAGAGCAGGGAAAAATTGTGTTAGAGGCAACGGAAGTATAG
- a CDS encoding RimK family alpha-L-glutamate ligase, protein MARIGCFIELENLTHAPQLYALVKFHHAAMEQGHTFEFLFKDDIDYVPEYDAIFIRATTDPRNPTYVVSRLAELHGLRVIDDSRSITVCCNKAHLYMLMKKHKIPFPETYFLLKDEITEKMAGELFAKLGKPVVLKAPTTNFSKHVEKVNDVNKFLKVARRYFRRSDIIVAQEYVESNYDWRVGILNGHVIFGAKYHMVNGYWKIRKTVGGKIFWGNIEAVDVHQIPEKIKRVAIKAANVVGKGLYGVDLKVKNGNIFVIEVNDNPSIDAGYEDVANPEIYSKIINYLTAR, encoded by the coding sequence ATGGCAAGGATAGGGTGTTTTATAGAGCTGGAGAATCTGACGCATGCCCCACAGTTGTACGCGCTTGTGAAATTTCATCATGCTGCAATGGAGCAAGGACACACTTTTGAATTTCTTTTCAAAGATGACATAGATTATGTGCCAGAATATGATGCAATCTTTATCAGAGCCACAACCGATCCAAGAAATCCCACCTATGTGGTCTCCCGTCTTGCAGAACTCCATGGTTTAAGGGTTATTGATGATTCAAGGAGTATCACAGTATGCTGCAATAAGGCACATCTTTACATGCTGATGAAAAAACACAAAATTCCGTTTCCAGAGACCTATTTTCTTTTGAAGGACGAAATCACTGAAAAAATGGCTGGAGAGTTATTTGCCAAACTTGGAAAGCCCGTCGTGCTTAAAGCCCCCACCACAAACTTCTCAAAACATGTGGAGAAGGTAAACGATGTGAATAAATTCCTGAAAGTTGCCAGGCGATATTTCAGAAGAAGCGATATTATTGTAGCTCAAGAATATGTTGAATCAAATTATGACTGGAGAGTTGGAATTCTAAATGGACATGTGATTTTTGGCGCAAAGTATCACATGGTAAATGGATACTGGAAAATAAGAAAAACTGTCGGCGGGAAAATTTTCTGGGGAAACATTGAGGCAGTGGATGTGCACCAGATACCCGAGAAAATCAAGAGAGTTGCAATTAAAGCAGCAAATGTGGTAGGAAAGGGGCTTTATGGTGTGGATTTGAAGGTAAAGAACGGAAACATCTTTGTGATTGAGGTTAACGATAATCCTTCAATTGATGCGGGCTATGAAGATGTTGCAAACCCAGAGATTTATTCCAAAATTATCAACTATCTCACAGCACGGTGA
- a CDS encoding GNAT family N-acetyltransferase, with the protein MLTIRMAKKEDIGEILAVERECFEEFLRYSPAEMRYLLFEANSEGWVAHINGRIVGYYILLFRRNARVARLYSIAVAESWRGKGIGKALLQHAEERALKRGCNIMHLEVKTTNKTAISLYKRNGYSQIEFLQDYYKKGMHGIRMEKRL; encoded by the coding sequence ATGTTAACGATTAGAATGGCAAAAAAGGAGGACATTGGTGAAATTTTGGCTGTTGAGAGAGAATGTTTTGAGGAGTTTCTTCGCTACTCGCCAGCAGAAATGCGCTACCTTCTTTTTGAGGCGAATTCTGAGGGGTGGGTTGCTCACATTAATGGGCGGATTGTTGGCTACTACATTCTGCTTTTCAGAAGAAATGCAAGAGTGGCAAGATTGTATTCAATTGCAGTGGCTGAGAGTTGGAGAGGAAAAGGAATAGGAAAGGCATTGCTCCAACATGCAGAAGAGAGGGCACTCAAACGCGGCTGTAATATAATGCATTTAGAGGTAAAAACAACAAACAAGACAGCAATCTCACTTTATAAAAGAAATGGATATAGCCAGATTGAATTTTTGCAAGATTATTACAAGAAAGGCATGCATGGAATCAGAATGGAAAAGAGATTATAG
- a CDS encoding carboxypeptidase-like regulatory domain-containing protein → MSASNTTNNPQPPQVAPPQYPQIVYGYNYYYPYAYQYYPYSYYYPQYTSPKYYYEITRYSTPFAPPRRQQNPKWLLVVSILLLVIAAVNFIAGGILLYAAYDEHYEHSAILKGSISDTNTTSPIENVKITVSGSGLTLFSDQNGTFEIPLPTGVHSLIFEKEGYQTINGTVVVGKYLDNTLNLEMEQGNGTLNQTLTSFQTVDDYIANLMVSSTLSVFVGGFALISAIYIRKARYRSLGIVSGVLSIFSLLILSGISLIFMLPALISAIIGFIVLIIMYFSSEIFLSQPITTAGTN, encoded by the coding sequence ATGTCCGCATCAAACACAACCAATAATCCACAACCACCGCAGGTTGCACCCCCACAATACCCCCAAATCGTCTACGGGTACAACTACTATTATCCTTATGCCTATCAATACTATCCATACTCCTACTATTATCCTCAATATACTTCCCCCAAATACTATTACGAAATTACGAGATACTCCACCCCATTTGCACCACCTAGACGACAGCAGAACCCAAAGTGGCTTCTTGTTGTGTCTATTCTTCTTTTGGTGATTGCAGCGGTGAACTTTATCGCTGGTGGGATATTACTATATGCAGCTTATGATGAGCACTACGAACACAGTGCAATCCTGAAAGGCAGTATCTCAGATACGAATACTACATCACCGATTGAAAATGTGAAAATCACGGTTTCTGGCTCAGGTCTCACACTATTCTCAGACCAAAACGGGACATTTGAAATTCCACTTCCAACTGGTGTTCATTCCTTGATTTTTGAGAAGGAGGGTTATCAGACGATAAATGGCACTGTGGTTGTAGGAAAGTATTTGGACAATACACTCAATCTTGAGATGGAACAGGGGAATGGAACCTTAAATCAGACGCTCACTTCATTTCAAACAGTTGATGACTACATAGCAAATCTGATGGTATCCAGCACTCTTTCTGTTTTTGTCGGAGGTTTTGCACTTATAAGTGCAATATACATAAGAAAGGCAAGATATCGGAGTTTAGGGATTGTCTCAGGCGTTTTGAGCATTTTTTCATTGCTCATTCTTTCTGGGATTTCATTAATTTTTATGCTTCCCGCTCTGATCAGCGCAATTATCGGCTTTATAGTGCTCATAATTATGTATTTCTCATCAGAGATTTTTCTCTCCCAGCCTATAACCACAGCTGGCACAAATTGA
- the truD gene encoding tRNA pseudouridine(13) synthase TruD, giving the protein MKDEKEIGIECFLTEGLTGIGGVLKAEPEDFIVVETAKLPEVVEDGRYTIARIRTRNWETNKLVREFSKAMHISRKRIGFAGTKDKRAVVERYFCFDAPPELVKQINLKDVTILQMFRAKKQIEIGDVIENAFDILVRQVEPAETEKRISSIYEKIKANLGFPNFFGIQRFGVYRPVTHIVGREIVKGKIKEAVLTYIANPLEEEAEETRQIRERLAQNLDFGNAAKEMPDSMLFERAICQKLAENPEDYAGALCVLPKNLLMMFVHAYQSFLFNRILSRRIKRFGGNTLEIGDIVLPVKDGVPQEEQHIPVKSSNYSTVLEKWRQGKCIVSGIVFGSEPVFAEAEPGEIEQKVIEEEKLVPVDFIIPEIPEISSKGTRRGLFAVPKNFEWELENVGVRFRFSLPKGTYATSLMREFMKTKPENYG; this is encoded by the coding sequence TTGAAAGACGAGAAAGAGATTGGGATAGAGTGCTTTCTCACAGAAGGTTTAACTGGAATTGGTGGTGTTCTCAAGGCTGAGCCAGAGGATTTTATTGTTGTTGAGACCGCAAAACTACCAGAAGTTGTTGAAGATGGAAGATACACCATCGCTAGAATTCGCACGAGGAATTGGGAGACAAACAAACTCGTGAGAGAATTCTCAAAAGCAATGCACATCAGCAGAAAGCGGATTGGATTTGCAGGCACAAAGGACAAACGTGCTGTCGTGGAACGGTATTTCTGTTTTGATGCTCCACCAGAACTTGTTAAGCAAATCAACCTGAAGGATGTGACAATTCTCCAAATGTTTAGAGCAAAAAAGCAGATTGAGATAGGTGATGTGATAGAGAATGCGTTTGACATTCTTGTGAGGCAGGTGGAACCAGCCGAAACTGAAAAAAGAATTTCAAGCATTTATGAGAAAATCAAGGCGAATCTAGGTTTTCCAAACTTCTTTGGCATCCAGCGATTTGGCGTTTACAGGCCAGTAACCCACATTGTGGGCAGAGAAATAGTGAAAGGGAAAATAAAGGAGGCAGTGCTCACCTACATTGCAAATCCACTTGAAGAGGAGGCAGAGGAAACACGGCAGATTCGAGAGCGACTTGCACAAAATCTTGACTTTGGTAATGCAGCAAAAGAAATGCCAGATTCAATGCTGTTTGAACGTGCAATCTGCCAGAAACTTGCAGAAAACCCTGAGGATTATGCTGGTGCTTTATGCGTGCTTCCGAAAAATCTCTTAATGATGTTTGTCCATGCCTACCAGTCCTTTCTTTTCAATCGGATTCTGAGCAGGAGAATCAAGAGGTTTGGTGGAAATACGCTGGAGATAGGGGACATTGTTCTGCCAGTGAAAGATGGCGTGCCACAAGAAGAGCAACACATTCCTGTTAAATCCTCAAACTATTCCACTGTTTTGGAGAAATGGAGGCAGGGGAAATGTATAGTTTCTGGCATTGTTTTTGGTTCTGAGCCAGTGTTTGCAGAAGCTGAGCCAGGTGAAATTGAGCAAAAGGTGATTGAGGAAGAAAAACTTGTCCCTGTGGATTTTATTATTCCTGAAATCCCAGAGATTTCGTCAAAGGGCACAAGAAGGGGCTTGTTTGCAGTTCCGAAAAATTTTGAATGGGAGCTAGAAAATGTAGGTGTGCGTTTTCGTTTTTCGTTGCCAAAGGGTACATATGCCACATCTCTCATGCGAGAGTTCATGAAAACAAAACCAGAAAACTACGGATAG